The region CTGCTGTATCAGCTGTCCCCGGCAGAATGCCCAGCATGGTTTTTGGGAAGAGCGTCGGCGTATACGCAGAAACACCGAAAGTGATGTCTGCGACGCCTTCTACAGCACGTTTATACTGTTGAACCGGGCCGGCCCCCAATTGACCTGCAGGATAGAGCTTCATGGTCAATGTGCCACCAGAGCGGCGCTGAACTTCTTCGCCAAACCATTTGAACATTCCGGTATTTGTATGATGTTGCGGCGGCAGGAAAGTTGCGACGCTAATTTCTTCACTTACAGCAGTTTGCGCAGTAACGCTCAGGCCCAATGCCAGCGTAACATTCAGTATAAAACGCGAAAGTTTCATTGTTGTCCTCCCTAGGGGTAAAGCGAGCCGCATTCCGTCTTGGGATCCCATCACAAATCAAGATTCCCAATTTTTTCGACTCACATCGAATGCTAGCGAGTTAACACGATTATGGGATCCCAAATCAAGGAAAAACTTCGAATAACTGTGATATTTACCGTTAAAATATCATTTCAGGATCCTTTAATGAGCGAGAAACCCGTTATGTAACTGCGTATTTCCAACATATTCAACCTCTTGACTTTGGGATCCCATGCATGATGAATGACAACATGGAATCTATTGACACAGCACTCGCCACGCGCATTCGGCGTGACATTATGATGGGCACCTTCGACGAAGGAGGTCGCCTATCTGAAGCACGACTTAGCGAAATCTACGAGGTTTCGCGTACACCAATTAGACTGGCTTTACGCATATTAGAGCGCGAGCGCCTCATCCGCCGAGGTGAAGGACGCGGCTATACAGTCGTGAGCCCGACCGTGGAAGAGATTCTACAAGCAGTACAGGTCCGCGGACACTTGGAAAGTCTCGCAGCACGCCTTATGGCGCAGTCCGAGACTCGCTGCCAGCACCTGCCAAACATGGCAAAAGCGATTGAGACAATAGATATCGTACTTAGAAATGGCCTATTAGGCGATTCCGCCAAACGTGAAGCTCAGGCAGCTAACAGGGTCTTTCATACTTCAATCTTAAATGCCTGCGAGAACGACTACGTGGGCTTTGCCTGCGAGCAGATCAGTCACTTGCCCATGCTTGCAGCTGGATCCATGGTCTTCGATCGCACCACAATTCAATCTTCAGATCCAATGGAGAGTGGGCTGTTCAGGCTCCATCTTGGAAATGCGCAACACCAGGTGATTTATGAGGCAATTGAAAAAGGTGATGCGGTTCGTGCAGAAGGTATGATGCGAGAGCATTCACACACAATGGTGGACTATATCCGTACCTTTGAACGGAAAGACGACAGCCTAACAGTTGCGGACTTGGTTGCATACTCAGAGGGCTAATCCACAATTACACTCATGTATATTGTGGCCAAATCCTCTTTTGGGACGAAATATCGACGCAAGGTCGCTCCATTGATGATTTTTTTCCCTTTGTCTGCGAAAAAAGCCGAAAGATCACTGAAGCTCAATGAGCTTTCTTTAGGTTATTAAGCTTACAAGACCAACTGGCTACCTCATAAGATTTTAAATGGCTACGACCCAACGCGAGAAATCTCGTCCAACTGCGAAACCGCAATCTGCAGCGCCCTGCCCGTAGTGCAAACCATGGCAGGGAGAACCATCCACTCCAATGTCCATGCGCTGCCCGAACGCTCCTGTTCGTGGATCAATGCATTGTGCATAAGAGCAAGCTGTCCAGCATTGTATTGCGCCAGAGCGATTAACATCTCGGCTTTTACTGGGTTTTGTTTATGCGCCATGGCAGAGCTTGTTCCGCCACCTGATTGGGTGATTTCCTCAATGCCCTGCTGTGCCATAAGACATATGTCTTGACCGATTTTCCCAAGACTCCCAGTGACCAGGGACAGCCAGCCTGCGTAGGCTACAAATCGCGTTCTATCATTGTGCCAAGCATAGCCTGGGTCCGTGAGCCCGAGCCTATTTGCCAAGTCGGCACCAATTTCCACCACCTTATCACGGTTGGCGCTCCGGTCCCCTGTAGCACCACCGAATTGCAGGACTTGCAAATCACTCCGCATACCTGCCAGGCTATCTCTGTGCCGATAAAGCGGAATGACCCAATTCTCCAGGCGGTGTCTCACTGTGATTGGTAGAGCGGCCTGCATGCGAGTCCGCCCCATCAGGCTATTGTTGCCTTGAGACTCAATTAGGCGTTCAATACCTGCAATCGCGGTTTCTAGCCGCGCTGTAAATGTGTCGTTCACTTCTTTCAACGCGAGCACCGTCGCAGTATCAATCAAATCCTGAGAAGTACTCCCGACATGCACCGCCGGGGTCAAATCAGCCCCTACATGCTTTCTAAGCTGACGCAGGAACTCTGGAACCGGAACACCGTCGATGGGACTAGCCACCTTGATGGCATTCATATCCGGCGAAAAGCTGTGCATCTTTTTTATCGCAGCCTTCGCGGTACTGACATCCACAGCACCACTCGCAGCAAGTGCTTCACTCAGAGCAATCTCAAAAGCTAAAAAGCGCGCGAAGGTCCGCCCTGTTTCGAACACTGCTGTCACTTCGGGGTCTTCAAAAAGGGAAGAGAAAAATAGATTGGATTGAGTCAGCGGATTCACAAGGTACTCCGAGGTTGTCTGCCCGATAGTCAGGGAAAATCAGGGATTTGTCGAGTTAGGTTGTGGAAGGCCCAAAATGTCCCGAGCCTGTCGCCAACTGGCAACGGGTCGTTTGTATTGATTACAGAACTCAGTGACGCGCTTGACCAGAGCAG is a window of Cognatishimia sp. WU-CL00825 DNA encoding:
- a CDS encoding GntR family transcriptional regulator, which codes for MMNDNMESIDTALATRIRRDIMMGTFDEGGRLSEARLSEIYEVSRTPIRLALRILERERLIRRGEGRGYTVVSPTVEEILQAVQVRGHLESLAARLMAQSETRCQHLPNMAKAIETIDIVLRNGLLGDSAKREAQAANRVFHTSILNACENDYVGFACEQISHLPMLAAGSMVFDRTTIQSSDPMESGLFRLHLGNAQHQVIYEAIEKGDAVRAEGMMREHSHTMVDYIRTFERKDDSLTVADLVAYSEG
- a CDS encoding 3-carboxy-cis,cis-muconate cycloisomerase; translation: MNPLTQSNLFFSSLFEDPEVTAVFETGRTFARFLAFEIALSEALAASGAVDVSTAKAAIKKMHSFSPDMNAIKVASPIDGVPVPEFLRQLRKHVGADLTPAVHVGSTSQDLIDTATVLALKEVNDTFTARLETAIAGIERLIESQGNNSLMGRTRMQAALPITVRHRLENWVIPLYRHRDSLAGMRSDLQVLQFGGATGDRSANRDKVVEIGADLANRLGLTDPGYAWHNDRTRFVAYAGWLSLVTGSLGKIGQDICLMAQQGIEEITQSGGGTSSAMAHKQNPVKAEMLIALAQYNAGQLALMHNALIHEQERSGSAWTLEWMVLPAMVCTTGRALQIAVSQLDEISRVGS